In one Candidatus Desulfatibia profunda genomic region, the following are encoded:
- the hflK gene encoding FtsH protease activity modulator HflK produces the protein MSWDWEKLKEQQQKKGGGGIPLQVGDFFEKLKKFKLPGGPLLILLFVILFFGTSTFYTVAVDEVGVVQRFGKYVRTSQPGLNFKLPAGIEKVTKVKVRRVYKEEFGFHSPRKDASVRGFDESETSSVSLMLTGDLNVALVPWIVQYRIKDPYNFLFKVADVRRLLIDMSEAAMRSVVGDRSINEVISKREEIAIEARNVLQKELDNAESGIHIVTIEMKKTNVPDPVQPSFNEVNQAGQEKEKMIYQAQEDYNKAIPAARGEADRTIKAAEGYALDRVNRAKGDASRFTAIYKEYAKAKDVTRRRLYLEMLKELFPKLGDKYIIDQDQKNLLPLLNLGKSKGAK, from the coding sequence ATGAGTTGGGATTGGGAAAAACTTAAAGAACAGCAACAGAAAAAAGGCGGGGGCGGTATTCCCCTTCAGGTCGGTGATTTTTTTGAAAAATTAAAGAAGTTCAAACTGCCGGGCGGTCCGCTGCTGATTCTACTTTTTGTGATTCTTTTTTTCGGAACTTCAACATTTTACACGGTCGCCGTTGATGAAGTCGGCGTTGTCCAGCGTTTCGGCAAGTATGTCCGCACCAGCCAGCCCGGTCTTAATTTCAAGTTGCCCGCGGGTATTGAAAAGGTCACAAAGGTCAAGGTTCGCCGTGTATACAAAGAAGAATTCGGATTCCACTCCCCCCGCAAAGATGCCAGCGTTCGGGGGTTTGACGAAAGTGAGACCTCCAGCGTGTCCCTTATGCTGACCGGTGACTTGAATGTGGCTCTGGTGCCCTGGATCGTCCAATACCGCATCAAGGATCCTTACAATTTTCTGTTCAAAGTTGCGGACGTCCGCCGGCTGCTCATTGATATGTCCGAAGCGGCCATGCGGTCTGTTGTCGGAGACCGCAGCATCAACGAAGTCATCAGCAAACGGGAAGAAATCGCCATTGAAGCCAGGAATGTCCTGCAAAAAGAACTGGACAATGCCGAATCCGGCATCCATATCGTAACCATTGAGATGAAAAAGACCAATGTTCCCGACCCGGTGCAACCGTCTTTTAATGAAGTCAACCAGGCCGGCCAGGAAAAGGAAAAAATGATCTATCAAGCCCAGGAAGATTACAACAAAGCGATCCCGGCCGCCCGCGGAGAGGCCGACAGAACCATCAAAGCCGCCGAAGGGTATGCCCTTGATCGCGTTAACCGGGCCAAGGGTGACGCTTCCAGATTTACGGCCATATATAAAGAATACGCCAAGGCCAAGGACGTTACCAGACGGCGCCTGTATCTTGAAATGCTGAAAGAACTTTTTCCTAAACTGGGGGACAAATATATCATCGATCAGGACCAGAAGAACCTGCTCCCCTTGCTTAACCTTGGAAAATCGAAGGGTGCAAAATAA
- the hflC gene encoding protease modulator HflC, protein MKSKGIFLIAAAIAIALVYFSAYVVDETEQVVITQFGKVVGTPKQASGLYFKIPFIQDATYFPKNLLEWDGDSGQIPTLDKTYIWVNAFARWKIVDPVKFFQTVNNTISAQGRLDDIIDPATRNLITENRLIEAVRLTNRELDTFEHGIEDTKKVQTFQVTIGREKLTKQILEQAQPKLTPFGIELVDVKIKRINYVEQVRDSVYGRMIAERKQIAEKFRSEGKGEAQKILGDKEKELKQITSEAYRQAQFIKGKADAEATTLYAEAYGVDPGFYSFIKTLEIYSETLDKDSSLVISTDSEFFKYLKGYSP, encoded by the coding sequence ATGAAATCCAAAGGTATTTTTTTAATCGCCGCAGCTATTGCCATTGCCCTGGTTTATTTTTCCGCCTATGTGGTGGATGAAACCGAACAGGTGGTTATCACCCAATTCGGAAAAGTAGTGGGCACACCCAAGCAGGCCTCCGGTCTGTATTTCAAAATCCCCTTTATTCAGGATGCAACCTATTTCCCGAAAAACCTTTTGGAATGGGACGGTGATTCCGGACAGATCCCCACGCTGGATAAAACGTACATCTGGGTTAACGCCTTTGCCCGCTGGAAAATCGTCGATCCGGTTAAATTTTTTCAAACGGTCAACAACACCATCAGTGCCCAGGGACGGCTGGACGATATTATCGATCCTGCGACGCGAAACTTGATCACCGAAAACCGGCTTATCGAAGCGGTTCGTCTGACCAACCGGGAACTGGACACGTTTGAACACGGTATTGAAGATACCAAAAAGGTCCAAACGTTTCAGGTTACCATCGGCCGGGAAAAACTCACCAAGCAGATTCTGGAACAGGCCCAACCCAAACTGACGCCGTTCGGCATTGAACTGGTCGACGTGAAGATCAAACGCATTAATTACGTGGAGCAGGTCAGAGATTCGGTCTATGGCCGCATGATCGCCGAGCGCAAACAGATTGCTGAAAAATTTCGATCCGAAGGTAAAGGTGAGGCCCAAAAGATTTTAGGTGATAAAGAAAAGGAGTTGAAGCAGATCACTTCCGAGGCCTATCGCCAGGCCCAGTTCATAAAAGGTAAAGCCGATGCCGAGGCGACCACATTATACGCTGAAGCCTATGGTGTCGACCCCGGCTTTTACTCATTTATCAAGACGCTTGAAATATATAGCGAAACTCTTGACAAGGACAGCTCGTTAGTAATTTCAACGGACTCGGAGTTCTTTAAATATCTTAAAGGGTATTCCCCTTAA
- a CDS encoding zinc ribbon domain-containing protein, with amino-acid sequence MPIYEYECLQCGRIDEIIQKFSDRPLAKCAHCSGKLQKLVSHSSFHLKGTGWYVTDYAGKSRNTSSSKNKEGKASSADTSKAGASKPEKSAEKTS; translated from the coding sequence ATGCCCATTTACGAATATGAATGCCTGCAATGTGGCAGGATTGATGAAATTATTCAGAAATTTTCCGACAGACCGCTTGCGAAGTGCGCCCATTGTTCCGGAAAATTACAAAAGCTTGTTTCCCATAGCAGTTTCCACCTCAAAGGGACTGGATGGTATGTCACCGACTATGCCGGAAAATCCCGAAACACTTCCTCCTCTAAAAATAAGGAAGGCAAAGCTTCATCGGCGGATACAAGCAAGGCAGGCGCTAGCAAGCCGGAGAAATCTGCCGAAAAAACTTCATAA
- the groL gene encoding chaperonin GroEL (60 kDa chaperone family; promotes refolding of misfolded polypeptides especially under stressful conditions; forms two stacked rings of heptamers to form a barrel-shaped 14mer; ends can be capped by GroES; misfolded proteins enter the barrel where they are refolded when GroES binds): protein MAAKVIKYNVKAREALLNGIKKLADAVVVTLGPKGRNVLIDKSWGSPTVTKDGVTVAKEIELEDKFENMGAQMVKEVASKTSDMAGDGTTTATILARSIYEEGQKLVAAGNNPMAIKRGIDKAIEVAVKELHNMSKPTKDQREIAQVGTISANNDETIGNIIAEAMNKVGKEGVITVEEAKAMETTLEVVEGMQFDRGYLSPYFVTDPEKMVVTLEEPYILINEKKISNMKDLLPILEQIAKMGRPLLILAEDVEGEALATLVVNKLRGTLHVAAVKAPGFGDRRKSMLEDIAILTGGQVVSEDLGIKLENLTLADLGNAKRISIDKDNTTIVDGAGSRKALEGRVKQIRAQIDETTSDYDREKLQERLAKLIGGVAVINVGAATETEMKEKKARVEDALNATRAAVEEGIVPGGGVALVRCLDALDKIKIKADQKLGVKVVMRAIEEPLRQIANNAGFEGSVVIDKVKQGQDAFGFNAETGKYEDLIEAGVIDPTKVVRFALQNAGSVASLMLTTEAMVAEKPEEKQEMMPSGGHGMGGGMGGMGGMM, encoded by the coding sequence ATGGCTGCTAAAGTAATAAAATACAATGTAAAAGCCCGTGAAGCCCTGCTGAACGGTATCAAAAAGCTTGCGGATGCGGTTGTCGTAACTCTCGGCCCCAAAGGGAGGAACGTCCTTATTGATAAATCCTGGGGATCGCCTACGGTTACCAAAGACGGCGTAACTGTAGCCAAGGAAATCGAACTTGAAGACAAATTTGAAAACATGGGCGCCCAGATGGTAAAAGAAGTTGCCAGCAAGACCAGTGACATGGCTGGTGACGGTACCACTACGGCCACGATATTGGCCAGATCAATTTATGAAGAAGGGCAGAAACTGGTCGCCGCCGGTAACAATCCCATGGCCATCAAACGCGGTATCGACAAGGCCATTGAAGTTGCGGTTAAAGAGCTTCACAATATGAGCAAGCCGACCAAAGATCAGCGCGAGATCGCCCAGGTCGGAACCATATCGGCCAACAACGACGAAACCATCGGCAACATTATTGCCGAAGCCATGAACAAGGTCGGTAAAGAGGGTGTCATTACCGTTGAAGAGGCCAAGGCCATGGAGACCACCCTCGAGGTCGTTGAAGGTATGCAGTTCGATCGCGGCTACCTTTCGCCGTATTTTGTAACCGATCCGGAGAAGATGGTGGTCACATTAGAAGAACCGTATATTCTCATTAACGAAAAAAAGATCAGCAACATGAAAGATCTTTTGCCCATCCTTGAGCAGATCGCCAAAATGGGCAGGCCGTTGTTGATTCTTGCCGAGGATGTCGAAGGCGAAGCACTGGCCACCCTGGTCGTAAACAAGCTGAGAGGCACCCTGCATGTGGCGGCCGTCAAGGCTCCCGGTTTTGGCGACCGCAGAAAATCCATGCTCGAAGACATCGCTATTCTGACCGGCGGCCAGGTAGTCTCCGAAGACCTGGGCATCAAACTCGAAAATCTTACCCTGGCGGATCTCGGTAATGCCAAGCGCATCTCCATTGACAAGGACAACACAACTATCGTTGACGGCGCCGGTTCGCGCAAGGCTTTGGAAGGCCGTGTAAAACAGATCCGGGCTCAGATCGACGAGACCACTTCTGATTATGATCGTGAAAAATTGCAAGAGCGCCTCGCCAAGCTGATCGGCGGTGTTGCCGTCATCAATGTCGGCGCAGCCACCGAGACCGAAATGAAAGAAAAAAAAGCGCGGGTTGAAGATGCATTGAATGCTACCCGGGCTGCGGTTGAAGAGGGTATTGTACCCGGGGGCGGTGTTGCCCTGGTCCGCTGTCTGGATGCCCTCGATAAAATCAAAATCAAGGCGGATCAAAAGCTGGGTGTCAAAGTTGTCATGCGCGCCATCGAAGAACCCTTGCGCCAGATTGCCAACAACGCCGGCTTTGAAGGCTCCGTTGTCATCGACAAGGTAAAACAAGGCCAAGATGCCTTTGGCTTTAACGCCGAAACCGGAAAATATGAAGACCTGATAGAAGCCGGCGTTATCGATCCCACCAAGGTGGTGCGCTTCGCTTTGCAAAACGCGGGCAGCGTTGCCTCGCTGATGCTGACCACAGAGGCCATGGTGGCTGAGAAACCGGAAGAAAAACAAGAGATGATGCCCTCCGGCGGCCATGGAATGGGCGGCGGAATGGGCGGAATGGGCGGAATGATGTAA
- a CDS encoding DUF1015 domain-containing protein, whose product MAEIIPFRGILYNPLKIQNFSDIVAPPFDVISEEEQEYYHNRHPQNMIWLTLGRTTASDTSADNRYTRAADYLKTWFSEKILIQDEMPAFYLTSHEFDHGNKSVTRYGLIALVGLVPFEEGVVLPHEKTFSKVKEERLELIKACKTNLSPIFSLYSDQENRILKALSASISNKAPDINFIDHNVHKHRLWRIIDPAVHRYVADVMKAKRLFIADGHHRYETALRYREWLSSNTPNFNGAHPANHVMMYLCSMEDPGVVILPAHRLLNEVPAAARASLITSAAEYFDIITIPYKGDQRNQARAEFLAKLKSNTSKNCIGVYMKDCPELYLLILKPNVMEQLFGDELEESLRNIDVTVLTRLLLVEILGFDQARLDNEKLIAYTRIAEEAIDRVEAGKHDIAFMLNPTGIEQVRQIAEEGLIMPRKATYFYPKVITGQVLNKLSRSSKKDPFRTGNFRA is encoded by the coding sequence ATGGCCGAAATTATCCCTTTTAGAGGAATCCTCTATAACCCTCTTAAAATCCAAAATTTTTCAGATATTGTAGCCCCTCCCTTTGATGTCATCTCGGAAGAAGAGCAAGAATATTACCATAACCGTCATCCGCAAAATATGATCTGGCTGACCCTTGGTCGAACAACCGCAAGCGACACAAGCGCTGACAACCGTTACACCAGGGCGGCTGACTATTTGAAAACATGGTTTTCGGAAAAGATCCTCATACAGGACGAAATGCCGGCGTTTTATTTGACGTCGCATGAATTTGATCATGGCAACAAATCCGTCACCCGCTACGGTCTGATTGCACTGGTCGGCCTCGTACCTTTTGAAGAGGGTGTTGTTTTGCCCCACGAAAAGACCTTCTCCAAGGTCAAAGAGGAAAGACTTGAACTCATCAAAGCCTGCAAAACCAATCTCAGTCCGATATTTTCGTTGTATTCCGATCAGGAAAACCGAATCCTCAAGGCATTGTCGGCATCAATATCCAACAAGGCACCGGATATAAACTTTATTGACCACAACGTCCACAAACACCGCCTATGGCGCATTATCGATCCGGCGGTACACCGCTATGTTGCCGATGTTATGAAGGCCAAACGCCTTTTTATCGCCGACGGACATCATCGCTATGAAACCGCCCTGCGCTACAGGGAATGGCTGTCGAGCAACACTCCCAATTTCAATGGCGCCCACCCGGCCAATCATGTCATGATGTATCTGTGCAGTATGGAGGACCCCGGGGTTGTCATCCTGCCGGCCCACCGGCTGCTGAACGAAGTTCCGGCGGCGGCCAGAGCGTCTCTGATCACAAGCGCCGCTGAATATTTTGACATCATCACAATACCTTATAAAGGTGACCAGCGCAATCAAGCCCGGGCTGAATTTCTGGCTAAGCTCAAATCGAACACCTCGAAAAACTGTATCGGGGTGTATATGAAAGATTGCCCGGAACTTTACCTCTTGATACTGAAACCAAACGTCATGGAACAATTGTTCGGCGATGAACTTGAAGAATCACTCAGAAATATCGACGTGACGGTGCTCACCCGCCTTCTTCTTGTCGAGATCTTAGGTTTTGATCAGGCCAGACTCGACAATGAAAAACTGATTGCCTATACCAGGATTGCCGAAGAAGCCATTGACAGGGTCGAGGCCGGCAAACACGATATCGCCTTTATGCTAAATCCCACCGGAATTGAGCAAGTCCGGCAGATTGCCGAAGAAGGCCTGATTATGCCGCGCAAAGCCACCTATTTTTACCCCAAGGTAATCACCGGGCAGGTTCTGAATAAATTAAGCCGCTCATCGAAAAAAGACCCATTTAGGACTGGAAACTTCAGGGCCTGA
- a CDS encoding LysM peptidoglycan-binding domain-containing protein, which yields MMMILFPFRLLAQENRQIVEHEAGFYYTVQKGDTLWNLSKRFSDSPWLWPDLWKENNQIANPHRIYPGERVRLFHQKGTESYAVRSVEKTPPPQEEPPKELPYYYYSPIDSIGFIKKTPVTPRGSIFKVKDDKGMIGTGDLVYIRQLGDQPLTLGEKYTVYRTITPLVDKKTKALIGTQHFLTGVVEITQKDPNFVMAKVIRSFRDIQLNDLLMPYEQRSPKITLIESQKGLNGKILAAEEKAELLGDGTVAFIDKGQNDGVKAGQFYSIYYQEKQRVDPKKKEDVLLPPVVYGSLLVLHTEPTTSTVLITHSEQAIQPEATFRSPME from the coding sequence ATGATGATGATCTTGTTTCCGTTCCGTCTTTTGGCCCAGGAGAACAGGCAGATTGTGGAACACGAGGCCGGTTTTTACTATACCGTTCAAAAGGGGGATACGCTCTGGAACCTTTCAAAGCGCTTTTCCGATTCTCCATGGTTATGGCCGGATTTGTGGAAAGAGAACAACCAGATCGCCAATCCCCATCGAATTTATCCGGGCGAGCGTGTCCGCCTCTTTCACCAAAAAGGCACCGAAAGCTACGCTGTCAGATCTGTGGAAAAAACGCCGCCTCCCCAAGAAGAGCCGCCCAAAGAGCTACCCTACTATTACTATTCACCCATCGACAGCATCGGCTTTATCAAAAAGACACCGGTTACACCCCGCGGATCCATATTTAAAGTAAAAGATGACAAAGGCATGATCGGTACAGGGGATCTGGTTTACATCCGGCAGCTAGGCGATCAGCCCTTGACATTGGGCGAGAAATATACCGTCTACCGGACGATAACGCCGCTGGTCGATAAAAAAACAAAGGCGCTGATCGGAACCCAGCACTTTTTGACAGGTGTCGTCGAAATCACCCAAAAGGATCCTAATTTTGTCATGGCCAAAGTAATTCGATCTTTTCGGGACATACAGCTCAATGATCTTTTAATGCCTTACGAACAGCGATCACCGAAAATCACCCTAATTGAAAGCCAAAAAGGACTTAACGGCAAAATCCTGGCCGCTGAAGAAAAAGCAGAACTTTTGGGGGACGGTACCGTAGCATTCATCGACAAGGGGCAGAACGATGGTGTAAAGGCCGGACAGTTTTACAGTATTTATTACCAGGAAAAACAGCGGGTTGATCCGAAGAAAAAAGAAGACGTTCTCCTGCCGCCGGTAGTTTACGGCTCGCTGCTGGTTCTTCACACCGAACCGACCACCTCGACGGTGCTCATAACCCATTCAGAGCAGGCGATCCAACCCGAGGCAACCTTCCGCAGCCCGATGGAATAA
- a CDS encoding tRNA1(Val) (adenine(37)-N6)-methyltransferase has translation MDSLTTDAFFNGRIHVKQPRGGYRFSIDAVLIAAHVKPRPQDTVLDLGTGCGIIPMILAYRHPQISIYGIEVQPQLAELAVLNVKENGMGKQITILCMDMKALQPAAISGSVDLVVSNPPFRQAESGRINPNRQRAIARHEIRATLVDVVEAARRLLRASGRFVSVYPAERLTDMLTQMRSAGIEPKFVRMIHSGRHAEARLILVEGSKGARPGVKIGPPLMIYNQDGSYTEEVEQMFRP, from the coding sequence ATGGATTCTTTGACTACCGATGCATTTTTTAACGGCCGTATTCACGTCAAGCAGCCGCGCGGCGGCTACCGCTTTTCCATTGATGCGGTTTTAATTGCCGCTCATGTGAAACCGCGGCCCCAAGATACGGTTCTTGACCTGGGTACCGGTTGCGGCATCATTCCCATGATACTGGCATATCGCCATCCGCAAATAAGTATTTATGGCATTGAGGTGCAGCCCCAGTTAGCCGAACTTGCCGTCCTCAATGTCAAAGAAAACGGCATGGGGAAACAGATTACAATTCTTTGTATGGATATGAAAGCGCTGCAACCCGCTGCGATTTCAGGATCGGTGGATCTGGTTGTCAGCAATCCCCCTTTCAGGCAGGCGGAATCCGGGAGAATCAATCCCAACCGGCAACGGGCCATTGCCCGCCACGAAATCAGGGCCACTCTTGTTGATGTCGTTGAAGCCGCCCGTCGCCTGCTGCGCGCATCGGGACGCTTTGTATCGGTGTATCCGGCCGAGCGCCTGACCGATATGCTGACACAAATGCGCAGCGCGGGGATTGAGCCGAAGTTTGTGCGCATGATCCATTCCGGCCGGCATGCCGAAGCGAGACTGATTCTGGTGGAAGGCAGCAAAGGCGCGCGGCCGGGAGTAAAGATCGGCCCTCCTTTGATGATTTACAATCAGGACGGATCTTATACCGAAGAGGTTGAACAGATGTTCAGGCCCTGA
- a CDS encoding AURKAIP1/COX24 domain-containing protein has translation MGSVIKKRRKKMRRHKHRKLLARTRHQRRKGK, from the coding sequence TTGGGTAGCGTTATTAAAAAGCGAAGAAAGAAAATGAGAAGGCATAAACACAGAAAGCTTTTAGCCCGCACACGCCATCAAAGAAGAAAAGGCAAGTAG
- the groES gene encoding co-chaperone GroES gives MKLRPLNDRILVKRVAEEEKTKGGIIIPDTAKEKPAEGKVVAVGNGRIGDDGKRIPLEIKKDDRILFGKYSGQEIKVEGEEYLIMREEEVLCVIE, from the coding sequence ATGAAACTGAGACCTTTAAACGATCGAATTTTGGTAAAACGTGTTGCAGAAGAAGAAAAGACCAAGGGAGGAATCATTATCCCGGACACCGCCAAGGAAAAGCCGGCGGAAGGCAAAGTTGTTGCGGTTGGAAACGGCCGGATAGGCGACGACGGCAAACGGATCCCGCTTGAAATCAAAAAAGATGATCGGATTTTATTCGGCAAATACAGCGGACAGGAAATAAAGGTTGAAGGTGAAGAATACCTGATCATGCGTGAAGAAGAAGTTCTCTGCGTTATCGAATAA
- a CDS encoding DUF721 domain-containing protein, whose amino-acid sequence MKRKKTKEFSHIGSVIGNVLRSYRQQSDEELVQIWSLWDRAVGEAVARHSRPEAFKGKLLLVNVSNSTWVHQLQFLKNDIIKKVNETLGKVLVEDVKFKIGPV is encoded by the coding sequence GTGAAAAGAAAAAAAACAAAAGAGTTTAGCCATATCGGAAGTGTCATCGGCAATGTCCTGAGGTCTTATCGCCAACAGTCGGATGAAGAACTGGTGCAGATTTGGAGCCTATGGGATCGTGCGGTCGGAGAGGCTGTTGCCAGGCATTCCAGACCCGAAGCCTTCAAGGGAAAACTGCTGCTGGTCAATGTATCCAATTCAACTTGGGTCCATCAACTGCAGTTCTTGAAAAACGATATCATCAAAAAGGTCAATGAAACTTTGGGCAAAGTCCTGGTTGAAGACGTAAAATTCAAGATCGGACCGGTGTAA